The following is a genomic window from Plectropomus leopardus isolate mb chromosome 3, YSFRI_Pleo_2.0, whole genome shotgun sequence.
aaacaaatgcacaaaaaaaactacaaaaacatatGATGAAAATGATCAAACGCCCTGCTAATCTCAGTGGCCATTACTTTTATTTCCCAGagctccttcaaaataaaagtctcccAATGACACACCAATGAAATGCTCttaatgtgaagcagcagcaaaaacagacattcaGTTTGCAATAAATTACAAGAGaccagtgacagtgacagtaagATTATTGAGGAGCATATAagcacacagtcacagagtAAAGCTCTCCTTCTCAGGACTGTATCTATCAAACTGACCATCAGTGATTCTAGCAGAGGAGCGAGTTATCAGACTTACGAATCATCTCTCTTCAGGAAGACTCCAGCATATGGCTGAGCCAGACGAACCTTCCTCCTCAACAGCTCCATCAGCTCTTTGTTCTTAACCTGAcaggaagaaagagaaacatATCACATACCGAAAAATCTGATAAATCAGATTTACCCTTGTATATAATGTTTGGTAATCACTCCCTGCATCtctttattaaataaagcaATACTGGAGTTAGAAAACTTAACCAAACAGTTATCGGGGCAGCATATGATGTGGTGACAGATGTCTGCAGAGGGCTTTTAGAATAGTCCAGGAAAAAGAATTGGCAGACAACAGTTTCTTTATTCAAGAGGTGAAGTTCCTCCTACACAGCCATATATCATCTCCTGTCTTCAATATCTTTTTCACAGAAGATTCCATATTTAGAGGTATGTGTAGAATAGGGGgcgaccaatattggtttttcagggccgatacagaCACctattattagtacttaatgagccCGATAACctatatttggaactgatatgcatgtACAATAATGagaatatttctgttgaaatttagaatttgtaatacgacaaactccaacacaaaactttttttaaatgcctttagcaaatgtttaatcaacaCTCAACCTCTCAACATCATGTACAGCAAGTTCCACGCAACTttttaaagttcagtgaaaatttaaacaaaaaaacaaataaataaaaatagctccttgAGGTTTGTAATACTCATactttgtcatttatttattttattggtgattCTTAAAACGCAGCTACAGATAATAAGCTAagtgccaaatattggccccgaTAATCGCAAAGGCCAATAATCTTTTTACATTCTTACTTTGGCACCCTGGTTATaacactgaaaatgacattgtgGTAGACAAAATGCAAGACTGTAAATCAGGCTTTTTGCTAAAATTTGGAAGTCTCTAAAGCTGACATAACCCTAATGACATCAAATGACATCTTCAAGACTATTTTCTCAGACTCAACCAAACTCATCCAGAGCCACAGAGAACATAACggcttttgatgttttgttttaactttaaaggttccatattgtaaaaagtcagatatCCATGTAGTTTTACTCTAAAGCAGGTATAGGTGGTGTACAAATACTgcaaaagtatcaaaacactaaattcacagaaaatgcaaaCAGTCTGTGTTCAGAAACTAAAGTTGTGATGTCATAAATATACTACTTATTGTATGTTTCAAACTTGAAACTGAAAGATTCCACGCTGGACCCTCTGAATCTGGAATGTTTTGCAGTGTATGTGACgggaaaatataaaaagaagaagTGTCATGACGTCAGTGCCGGCATTCAACGAGCCAAACTTAAGTGTCGGTTCTATAGGAATCAATGGGGTGGGCATGGCAAATCACACAATAACCcatcatatttttgttgtttcaagTGAAGCAAAGACAGAGTCTTCACACTATTTTGTCATCTGGATGTGCATACTTTTGCAAAGGTTTTATATCAACTTTGTTTCAACACTGACCAAACAGAGCAGAATGAGCTTTTTTGAGAGGGTGGGCTTAAAGAGAGAGGCACTAAAACAGAGTGTTTCAGGTAGAGTGAGAACATGggtattttaaatcaaacagtatgatttaaaaatgtgttttttgagcattaaagctaataaatatgttttagtaGACAcctgaaataaatgtatgatCCTGAGAATGAGCATGATGTGGGACCTTTAAAACAGCTGTTACACTGACGGTTTTACAATGATCCCgaatatgatcataaccaggATAAGCTTTAAGAACGGGTTATTCATATACATGTAACCCCACAACAGCCTCATACACAGGCGCTTTCTGTGTGGTTGCATCATCTCGTGTCCTTGAAGCCAATGAAAATATCCTCCTCACCTCTATGATCTTGATGAACCGGGGGAATACCGGGTTCCTGCTCACAGCGATCAGCGGCACATTGGGAAACACCTCCGGGACCATCATGGGGGTGAGAGCCGTCATCTGGGGACCGCTGTACGGCGCTCCCCCATCTCCTCCTGACTCCTCTCCCCCAGAGCCCGCACTGTCCCCGCCGTCCTCCCCAGTGAAGCCCGCACCGGCCCGGTTCCCGAACATCCTCTCCTGCAGCATGTAGGGTGGAGAGATCGGTGTGAGGAGCTCGGTGTGACCGCGGAGAACACCCCCGACCCGCATCCAGCGGTGAGGTCTGGCGGTCATCCTGCAGCCTGCTGTCATCACGCTGACCGGACTGTCCGGGAGCCGCGGGGACCGCAGCCGGCCCGGGGCTGATGTGTCGGTCAGGAGGGACCGGCTGCTGCTGGTCCTAAACACGACGGGTCGGTTCAGTTTCCCGACAAGAGTCGAGTTTCTGTGCAGCTGTCTCGCAGCGCCGAACATCTTCATGCAGGTTGCCATGTTGATCTGGAGCTTTCTACAGCATGTGAACGGCGTACTTCCGTCAACGTTTGATGACGTAGTCTCGATCACATAACATTGCGTCATGCGCTTACATATAATAGAAATTAGTGCACTAGAATAGACAAACTAAAGAATAAACTTAAAGGACAAATCTAAAATAGGAATctaaactattaaaaataaaaaaaaatacataaatgattttaaaaaaacaaaaatagattattaataatattgactttcatttatttattaattattcttTTATACGGTCTATAGTAattttttctgatgatttactttttaaaaaatcctaaatattactattttattggaatgtgatattttaaagacTCTCTAAAAGTtcataaaaagcaaaaagaataTAAGCacagttaaatacatttttgaaaatacaagAATTTAATATgcccttttttcttaaaaaaaaatctaattatttacTTATGGTGgctcatttcattcattttgtcttcattgtctgctttgcatttcttttcttaaagCACTTAGAGCACATTTCAATCctacaaatgttttcattgtgatGACATGGAAACCATCTTCATATTATTAAGTAtttggggggagggggttgGAGGGGTacaattttggtgatttaaaaaaataatcatttcatGATTTTGGTTTCTTCTACTTCAATAACAGGGCAGCATGGTGGTAACACTGCCAATACAGTAAGAGGGGTGTGGCTTTGAACACACTGGCTGGCCGGGGCCCTCCTGTATGGAGATTGCAGGTTCTCTCTGTTTCAGCACAGGTTTTTATGAGGCTGTGGCTTCCTTCCACAGTCACGAGACATGTATGTTAATTACTGATTCTAAAAAGCATTAATtattgtctgtgtctgtgtgttagcCCTGTGATTGTCCAGAGACTCGTCCAGGATGCACTACACCTATTGCCCTTTGTCGGCTGGGATCAGTTCCAGAGTACTTGCACATACAAAAATCTTGTGCAAGGTAGATTTGCTTCATAAAGAAAcgacaatgaatgaataaactAGAATTTAAAACTTCAAGCCATGTTGCtgagtaaaatgttttatttggccattgaattaaaaataaatatttaaatacagaatactagaaaaaaaatttaaaacgtGTTACTGTTTTCTCAGTcgtcgtcttcctcctcctcttcgtctgAGTTCTCCATCTCTTCCTGGGCAGCTTGCTGCTCCTCCAAAGCTTCTTTCAGcgcctgctcctcctccagagAGGGGTCCAGGGCCTCTGTAATTTCTGGTCCGCTGGGATACTCTCTCTGTGGTAGCGGGGGGACGGGTGGGCTGTACCCTTCCCCTGTGTACTTTAAACCCCATCCAACATATATGTTCTCAAACTTCCTACATTAGGAGACAGCACGTGGTTGTTTGTAATTGCTGCATTGCCTTGACGATACTATAGGAAatcagacacagaaagagagaatattataatgttttagCTTACTTTCCACAAGCGTATGCATATGCCCCTGGCCAGAGGTTGGAGCGCAGCACAGCTACTGCATGCTGAGAGGTGAGAGCGGAGGACACCTTGGAGGTCCAGGGAGGAGTGTTGAACATTTCTGAGAGACATGAATATTAAAAAGATTCACAACTAGTTGCCTTCAAGGACATAGAGTTGATACAGAAGTGCAGGCACAGTGCGGTCATATGTTCATCATGCATAATGATGAATATGGTTATCAGGCTTTGCATAGTAATGATTATTCTGCTTTCTCTAACACTGGTGTtcaaacaaaaagacatgataatgtaaactgttgttttactgtttaagtGCTTACACTGCCTTAAATTCCATTTAATTTTTCTGGTACAGACGCAATGGTGGATTTAGGCTGTTTGAGGGGcagggatgaaaaaaaaaatggtaaggGCACCAGCAGTATATGGCACTGCATcatgttttctcagttttaagGCTGCCCTAGAGGGAACCGTATCACATTGTCTTTAATGGAGGCACTTTCTGGTATTAGTTAGGATCAAAAAATGCGTGGAAAATGTCCATCAAACTATATCAATAATTCtgttaattatattttgaaaaaggaaaaaatttacttttgaggtaattttcttgatttgtttttttaattgttgttgttgttcagcacccttccatgtttttacaagaaatcaaggtttgctcaggttccaaagggttaaatagcagCGAGCAACATTTAGCAGCCAACTCAGAGAAGAAGAGCGGTCGTAAATGtccgcaaattgggaaaacaatgagattcaggagctccttaccccctgagcagaggacgagatcagctgccatataacacaGACgataaatgattgttattgtcacGTTAATGctactgttattgtttataaagcactgccAACACATAGTaagatatacagtatgtcacaTGAGAGGCCAATGCACTTTTGTTACATGTCATGTCTCTCACGCCTTTTTTGGTTCCACAATGCAGgaatgccattaaaaaaaaacatgcactggAGCGAAATGATGCAAAGGAGCATAAAGAGGGGACCTGCATCTTGGGAGAGCGGGGTGAGCAGAGGCGGTCCAACTTCCGGCTCAGGCTCATCGGgctcctcttccttctcctcaGCCTCTCCTTCCTCATTAGAGTCGTCTCCTGGTTTTGCAGCCAGGTTCACCCAAGTACAGCGGCCCTAAAGCAGTCCATAATCACACATTTAATAAGCACAAGTATACATCTGCTGATAAAACAGTCCATGCACCTGTTCGATCAGATTTGTACCTGCTGCAGGATGTGCTGAACATGATGCACCCATGTGGACAAAGAGTCAGCCATCTCAGCAACTGGAACGCCTTCAAAGTCAGGATTCACTTCGTAGCTGTCCCGGGGTGACTCGTCTTCCTCATCACCTTCCTCCTCCCCAGCCTGGTAGAAGCCCTGGGGGCTGACATGTGTGCCAGCGGAGATCCGGGCGATCTGTGCCCTCAGGTAGTTGGCTTCGTTCCCAGGGAAAGGCGGGTAGCTGACAATGGGGGCATCCAGCCTCCCAGTAAAGAATTTACGGATCTGGCGAGCAACAGTGATCTGTGCAGGAGTGACTAAAGGGAGCCGTACCCAAGGAAGACCAGGCTCTTTGCACACGTAATAAACAAACTTGTTAGCGCCACTTCCCAGGGCCTCCTTCGGCACTGCTGGTAGGGGTTTATAGGTTGACTGAGGAAGTGGATCCATCTGAAAACAAAGGGACATTGTAAGAATatcctttcaaaacaaagtaCTAAAATAGGAATAATCAAGACACAGGGAGGCTACACATactgttaaaacatgaaaaacaatatttaaataaaggtcGGTGCCACAACTAATTAAGATAATCAAGTACATTGATTGAGTACTTTCTACTTCCTCACCTCATTCTCTTGagtctctgcctctttctcttcttcctcaatgctctcctcctccccttcctccccctctctgtaGTCAGCTTCAGCAACAATGTAGCTGCTCTCTGTTCCCAGAATCTTGCCCCACAGGCGACAGCGCAGCAGCCCCTGCGACTCAACAAACTGCTTGAGTGCAAGAAAGACCCTCTGCATCTCCTCCCTGCCCAGACCCACTCCAGCCTGCTCCAGGTAGAAGCCAATCTCATTTACATTAGGAAGAGGTGTTTCCATCTGATGAAGACCAATAAACGACATTAGATTTTACAAATTCAGTTCCATacacttatttatttcaatttaacaCTAATTAATTATATTCAGGTGACGATTTAGGCAACATTTTCATTGTTACTTTTCCATGTGTGGCAGATTATTACACACTCATACAATTCTAGTAGTTCATAAATGATGATTGAGAGAGATTACATATTGGACTctacattgttgttgtttttttagagaaatcctgcatagtacatttttagcaatgtaaatgtttaaagGCTCAGTTGTTCTGCCTTAAGAAAATTTAACCTCAGCACAGTTCCCCCTTTCCTGCCATCTGCCACACTGTTTGGAGACCTATGGTGGCCAATgcgaaaatgcaaatggccccttctagagccagtgtctgttctgggctactgtagaaacaacacaGCAGAAGAGGGTACGCTATGTATGCATATAAAAATGGCTCCTTCTAAGGtgaccaaaacacaataattcttaGTTTGGTTATCATTATACACAATGGAATACTTAGTTATGAATGTTATGCACCATATGATGCATCTCTTATGACAAGAGATGCCCAGTTTTCATGCAACCGTAGTAATTTGCTGTAAAAGTTAAACTTGcgaaatatatttcaaaaagacgcaaaacaactacaagtaGTTTGGGGGTCTGTGGCTACATATGAGAGGAGTCTTTTATGAGTCTGTAGCAGCATTTTGTGTGATGTTCTGTTCTTACAAGCAGTCACATAAATAAATTGtagtctaaaaaatgtaaactttgaTCTAAATCAGGATCTGATCAACAGGTGAACAAGATTATAAGTATGACCAGACATGACAGCTGTCAGTACTTTTATATCCGTTTCTATgctatgtttaaataaaatgctgttgaAAGAACAGTGATATGTCGCCTTGCTtcatttcatgtccaaaaagtTACACTTTTGATTTAAATGTGATGCCAAATTGCAGATATGTCCTTTCCTCTTTTGATTACCATGacaaatgtacagtataaagTGTGTTGTCAATACCAGTTCCTCCTCCTGGTCAGCCTCCTCTGGCCGAGAAAAGAGCAGGCGCTGCTGCTCAGCCAGCAGCTCAGCAGGTGTGGTCTGTGGAAGGTCTCGTAGGGTGCTCTGCTTGTCTTTGAATAAACCCTGCTTCACATCACGGCTCATATCCTCAATCACGTCCACCACATTGTGTGGTTGCTCATCCATTACCTTTATCAGCAGCGTGGTGAGGTGGTCATAGCTGGAACATTTGAGAACAACATCAGTGAAGGCTTCCTGAGAGTTTGACCATCAGTTGGTCATTTTAGACAATATCGACACAGAAATATTATTCACACATATAagcacatacatatatgtaaaatgtacaaatctgTTTGCAGCCATGGAAACTTCACATACACTCCACATGTAAAAGTTTTCACTGAAGTTTTCCCTAACTAATGTCAAACATCATTTATTTCAGCAGTAtttgctttacattttttactgtgGCCAAGTAAGCCACTGCTTAACTAAACCCAGTCACGTGTATATCTGTGCTGCTACAGTACCAGTACTATGAGAAGCcaaaaaggatgaaaaagaCGTGTATTTCAGCATTTGGAAAAGTTTCAGATTATATATGGATTTCCACTGAAAATCTTCTTGATTATGACAATATGCAATTTGAACGTTTACATTTCTGTACAGGGAAATTCAACTTAAAGGACATTATAACACACATAGGATTTCTTCATATTTGAACTCTTGTGACAACTTTTCCATGTAAGATGTTTGCTGAATATTTCAGTGGAGTCCTGTTCAGGCTGAGCTAATGGCACGTCATGCAATTTAACTGTACAGTTTTTCTGAACATTAGAAAAACTCACTTCAAAAGTCAAAAGTGTAATTTCCAGGAAGCAAATGGATATTGCTGGGTCATTTTTAGTGACAAACAGTATGAAGCAAGACACATTTCATACACTGGGTGTAACATGATATCGTTTCATTTGCTAAGACGACTTATATGAAATGTAGCCAATGaatttattatgattatttgcAAATCAATTTTGACCGTTTCAAGCACCAGTACAGTGATTTCTTCAGCAGACGCGCAACAAAACGGAAACGGCGGTTAGCTTGACCACGGTAAAGTTGAGGACAAGAAATGTGCGGTCATCAACCGAGCAAGACAGCTAATTTGACCCTACATTCATGATCTAACAACATAACACTACCATCCACATGCTACTTACAGGTTCAAGTTGCTTTCCGTGCTGTTTTTCATCATGAAAGCCTTCAGCGAGGCGGCTGTCTGCAGTCTCTGCTGACTTTCCTCCTGGTTTCTCTCAGCTGTGTCCATCGCTCTTCACACCGTTAACTTTAATTCTGTATTTTATCCGACTTTCAGCTTAAGATAAACAGACTTACAGTGGCTACAAAACTGCCAAACACGTTCTAAACTTACAGTTAGCTAACATTTACTATGTAGAGCTACGAGGAAACAATGGCAGGAGACCTAAACTTCAGCGGTTGCTATGGTTACCGTAACAGAACAGTAGCTAGGCTCGCGAGAGCATCACGAGACCCTTGGGGAAAGAAGAATATGTcgaatatatattataattgttaatgaattataaataataataaagtatgttCTCACTCAACTGCGCAGAAAGAATGACTTTAACCACATTACTTCTTCACATTTAACAGACATGTAAATAACACGACATGAAAATGATCATGAAATGAGCCCCATATTTCTTTCGCTGTTGACGTCTGGTAAATTTAagtgaaataaaagcatgtcaCTCAGGATAAACAAGAATTACCTCTTTGAAGTTGTTTGTCTCCGCAAAGCCATCTTGTACTTGCAGTTTGCAGCCAcgtgtgtgaaaacatgaatgcttcataCACATCTTAAAACTATACAACCAGCAATGCTTCAAGATGGGCATCCAAGATAGACTAATACCTGTGCAGATGTAGTTAAATGTAAAGTGGGTAATTCTGTCAGGCATAAATATATATCAGAATGGACTACAACATGTATAATTGTAATTACATGTGGAGTGGATCATTCTTTCAGGTACAAATCATAATGGAATACTActtgtataaatgtagtttaaatttTGAGTAGTCAGTAGTCAGGCACGACTTTCTATCAGAATAGATTACTACCTGTATGTGTAGTGGGATTCTTTCAggtgtaaaacatgtttttttgaggtCATGTGgacctttgagcaccaaaatctattccgttcatccttgagtccaagtggacatttgtgacaaattttgaagaaactcccacaaggtattcttgagatagAGTGTACACAAAAATGGGACAGATGTagggacaacccaaaaacaaatgctttcagTTAAAGCTATTGCTAGCACGGAGGTATTACAAAAATATCTATGAAAACAACATACcccaataaaaaagcatcaatttGCAGATGAACAcataaaaatccaatatcacTTTACTGCTCAGAGAACTTTTG
Proteins encoded in this region:
- the rsph4a gene encoding radial spoke head protein 6 homolog A produces the protein MDTAERNQEESQQRLQTAASLKAFMMKNSTESNLNLYDHLTTLLIKVMDEQPHNVVDVIEDMSRDVKQGLFKDKQSTLRDLPQTTPAELLAEQQRLLFSRPEEADQEEELMETPLPNVNEIGFYLEQAGVGLGREEMQRVFLALKQFVESQGLLRCRLWGKILGTESSYIVAEADYREGEEGEEESIEEEEKEAETQENEMDPLPQSTYKPLPAVPKEALGSGANKFVYYVCKEPGLPWVRLPLVTPAQITVARQIRKFFTGRLDAPIVSYPPFPGNEANYLRAQIARISAGTHVSPQGFYQAGEEEGDEEDESPRDSYEVNPDFEGVPVAEMADSLSTWVHHVQHILQQGRCTWVNLAAKPGDDSNEEGEAEEKEEEPDEPEPEVGPPLLTPLSQDAEMFNTPPWTSKVSSALTSQHAVAVLRSNLWPGAYAYACGKKFENIYVGWGLKYTGEGYSPPVPPLPQREYPSGPEITEALDPSLEEEQALKEALEEQQAAQEEMENSDEEEEEDDD